The Polyangium aurulentum genomic interval CTGCGGTGTGCGGCTGGAGGGGCTAACGGGTAGCCCCGAGGTGACGAGCGCAATCGCGGCTTCTGCATTGATTGCGCCGATCCTGTTGCTCTTCCTGGATGGCCAGGGGTTCTATGCCCCCAGCGCGCTCTCGGTGTCGTCGAAGAACAGGCGCCGGAACCAGTCCACGAAGCGGAGCGCCTCGGCCGAGTCGTGGCCGAGCACCTTCGCCGTCAGCGCGGTGCCGAAGGGCATCCCCGGCCGCTCTTGCCAGGCGAGCCAGGCGTGGAGTTCGCCTTTGCGCACGTCCTTCTCCGCGAGACGCGCGCCGAGCTGTCGCGCCTTCGCGGTGGCCTCCTGTGCGTGCGACCAGCACGGGTCCGCCGTCGGCACCAGCTTGGCGAGGAAGTCCTCGAGGATGCCGGACTCGCCATTGTCGGGCATGACCCACACGCCGATGCGGTATCCAGGTCGGAGCCCGGGTACGATCAATCCCCGGGGCTCCAGCGCCGCAGGCACGGCGAGCCCGAGTGCGGCGAGACGATCGCGCACCTGCGCCCAGCGCTGCGCGGGGGATGCATCGGCGTCCAGGACGACACCGTATCGGTCGTACGAGCGTGCGCCTGGCGCGATCGAATCGAGGACTTTATCGACCGTCTCCGCGATCTCCACGTTCGGCAGCGCCGGGCGTTCCGCGTCCCAGTCGATGCCGTGACGCTTCAGCAGGTGGATGATGGCCCCCTGGTCATCCTTGCCCTCGACGGTCAGCCGAAGCCGGCTCGTCGGCCTCGGCGGCATCAGCGCACCTCCATGTGCTGCTCGGCCGCAATGCGCAGCTCCTCGGCCGTGTAGGTCATCGCCGTCTCCTGGCCGGGCTCGATGCGGTGGAGGAGGATTTCACGGCCCAGATCCGGGGATCGCTCGCAGAGCTCGGCGAGGGCGTTGATGCAATCGAGGCTGTGGGTGGTGGCGAAGACCTGAACGCCAAGGCGCCGGGCGGTCTCGATGACGAGCCGCCACATCCGGAGCATCACCGAGTAGTGCAGGCCGGTGTCGATCTCGTCGACGAGGAGGACGCCGCCCGAAGCGCGCGCGAGATGAAGGGCGAGGGCGAGCAGCCGCTTGGTGCCATCACCCATGCTGCCGAGGGGGACGCGCTCGGAGGACCCAGCGAGCTTGAGGAAGAACGAGTACTTCGAGCCGTCTCCTCCGTGTCCGACGGCGATTCGCTCGATAGAGGGCTCGACGACCTGGAGGGCCTCGACCGCGCGCCCCTCCTCGGGCGTCAACACGATTTCGTCCCAGAGCTTGCCGAGCTGGTTCGGGTCGAGGACCTCGTTAGCGAGGAACTGGATGGAATCGACAAAGGTCACGGATGGCTTGGGCAATTCATTTAGAGGGAGCTTGCCCGAGGGCGACAGTGCTACGCGGCTGGATGCAAGTTGATCCCCCTGGAAATGGAGCTCGTCGTGAGCGAGCACCTCGATACGCAAGTTCCGCTGCCCGCACTGGAGCTCGATCGTTTCACCAGGCGTCAATGCGTGCCCATGGAACAGATGTGCCACATCGATTTCTGCGGCGAACCTTACGATCCCTTGAGTGGCGACCCTCACGAGCTCGTCCCGGCGCATCGCTGCTCGCCAGAGGACCCGCGGCTCTCCTCTGCTGAAGAGCAGCTCGATCGCCTCCAGCACGCACGTCTTCCCCGCGTTGTTCGTTCCGACGATCAGGTTTACCCCGCCCAGACGCTCGATGGTGAGCGCGCGGAACGTGCGGAAGTTCTTTATCTGGAGGCTGGGCAGCATGGTTCGTCGTCGCCGGGAGGTGCGCGCAGCACCTTTACCACCTCACTGGTCCCCCGGCGAGCGCGCGGCGGGGCCCGGGCAGGGTACGCGAGGGGGGTCTGGCACGTCTGCGACGAGGGGCCGACAGGTCTGCGCGAGGATTCGACAGGTCAGGGGGGAGGAGCGGGCACCTCCCCGCGAGGATTCAGCAGATCT includes:
- a CDS encoding DUF3226 domain-containing protein — encoded protein: MPPRPTSRLRLTVEGKDDQGAIIHLLKRHGIDWDAERPALPNVEIAETVDKVLDSIAPGARSYDRYGVVLDADASPAQRWAQVRDRLAALGLAVPAALEPRGLIVPGLRPGYRIGVWVMPDNGESGILEDFLAKLVPTADPCWSHAQEATAKARQLGARLAEKDVRKGELHAWLAWQERPGMPFGTALTAKVLGHDSAEALRFVDWFRRLFFDDTESALGA
- a CDS encoding AAA family ATPase; this translates as MTFVDSIQFLANEVLDPNQLGKLWDEIVLTPEEGRAVEALQVVEPSIERIAVGHGGDGSKYSFFLKLAGSSERVPLGSMGDGTKRLLALALHLARASGGVLLVDEIDTGLHYSVMLRMWRLVIETARRLGVQVFATTHSLDCINALAELCERSPDLGREILLHRIEPGQETAMTYTAEELRIAAEQHMEVR